Proteins encoded in a region of the Cinclus cinclus chromosome 19, bCinCin1.1, whole genome shotgun sequence genome:
- the POMT1 gene encoding protein O-mannosyl-transferase 1 isoform X1, protein MLGYLKEPVVVTAEINVNLVALTVMGLISRLWGLCYPRAVVFDEVYYGQFVSLYMKRIFFVDDSGPPFGHMLLALGGYLGGFDGNFLWNRIGAEYSMNVPVWSLRFLPALAGALCVPLAYQILVELHFSHCAALGAALLILLENSLITQSRFMLLESILIFFILLAVLSYLKFYNLQKHSAFSGSWWFWLLLTGVACSCAVGVKYMGLFTYMLLLATAGLHFWHMIGDQNLSNVSLLYHFLARGLALIIIPMGLYLSFFYVHLALLYRSGPHDQIMTSAFQASLEGGLARITQGQPLEVAYGSQITLRNVLGKPVQCWLHSHTNTYPIRYENGRGSSHQQQVTCYPFKDVNNWWIVKDPGMQQLVVSNPPRPVRHGHIVQLVHGITTRYLNTHDVAAPLSPHSQEVSCYIDYNISMPAQNLWRVEIVNRESDTDVWKTILSEVRFIHVNTSAVLKLSGASLPEWGYRQLEVVGEKLSKGYHQSMVWNVEEHRYGKSQEQKEREVELHSPTQMDISKNLSFMAKFTELQWKILTLKNEDTEHKYSSSALDWITMDTNIAYWLHPTSGAQIHLLGNVATWASANAAALVYLCLSLWYLLRRRRKIYDIPEGLAAFCVCVQVEAGGLLCSEMPSPVSCRCLAALDVSRRSLCGRLGCELPALLPDGENTFPVPLPACCHIPDSPDSCGTAACGQSSLQICAAQEHAECPDCSLVVLGVLCVPHLQPRDLRAARAVPHRTAGLVLEGHLEHPDPKALTTPALGQQKETPFVQSQEFIVSITEILTVGSAIL, encoded by the exons ATGTTGGGATATCTGAAAGAGCCAGTTGTGGTCACTGCAGAGATCAATGTGAACCTTGTGGCACTGACTGTGATGGGATTAATAAGTCGTCTCTGGGGGCTTTGCTATCCACGGGCTGTGGT TTTCGATGAAGTTTATTATGGCCAATTTGTTTCACTCTACATGAAGAGGATCTTCTTTGTGGATGACAGTGGTCCACCCTTTGGCCACATGCTGCTGGCCTTGGGAG GTTACTTGGGAGGATTTGATGGAAACTTCTTATGGAACAGGATTGGAGCTG aataCAGCATGAATGTTCCTGTGTGGTCCCTGCGattcctgccagccctggctggtgCTCTCTGTGTGCCTTTAGCTTACCAGATTTTGGTTGAGCTGCACTTCTCCCACTGTGCTGCACTTGGGGCTGCTCTTCTGATTCTCTTGG AGAACTCTCTGATCACTCAATCAAGGTTCATGCTTCTGGAAtcaatactgattttttttatcctgcttGCAGTTTTGTCCTACCTGAAGTTCTACAATTTGCAAAAGCACAG TGCCTTCTCTGGAAGCTGGTGGTTTTGGCTCCTGCTGACTGGAGTAGCCTGTTCTTGTGCAGTTGG AGTGAAGTATATGGGCCTGTTTACCTATATGCTGCTCTTGGCCACTGCAGGACTCCACTTCTGGCACATGATAGGAGACCAGAACTTGTCGAAT GTTTCCTTGCTTTACCATTTTCTAGCCCGGGGTCTGGCCCTCATCATCATCCCCATGGGGCTGTACCTCTCCTTCTTCTATGTTCACTTGGCTTTGCTGTATCGCTCTGGGCCTCATGACCAGATCATGACAAGTGCTTTCCAAGCCAGCTTAGAG GGTGGGCTGGCTCGAATCACTCAGGGTCAGCCCTTAGAGGTGGCCTATGGCTCTCAGATCACCCTGAGGAACGTGCTGGGCAAGCCTGTGCAGTGCTGGCTCCACTCTCACACCAATACTTACCCCATCAG GTATGAGAATGGCCGAGGGAGTTCCCATCAACAGCAGGTGACCTGCTATCCCTTCAAGGATGTGAACAACTGGTGGATTGTCAAAGATCCTGGAAT gcagcagctggtggTGAGTAACCCACCCCGGCCCGTCAGGCACGGGCACATCGTGCAGCTGGTCCATGGCATCACAACTCGCTACCTCAACAC GCATGATGTTGCTGCTCCTCTTAGCCCACACTCCCAAGAAGTTTCCTGCTATATTGATTATAACATCTCCATGCCAGCACAGAACCTCTGGAGAGTG GAAATTGTAAATCGTGAGTCTGACACGGATGTGTGGAAGACAATTCTGTCAGAAGTGAGGTTTATTCATGTGAACACTTCTGCAGTGCTAAAG CTCAGTGGAGCATCTCTGCCCGAGTGGGGATACCGGCAGCTGGAGGTGGTTGGAGAGAAGCTGTCCAAAGGCTACCACCAGAGCATGGTGTGGAATGTGGAAGAACACAGATATGGGAAAA GCCAAGAGCAAAAAGAGAGGGAAGTAGAACTCCACTCTCCCACACAGATGGACATCAGTAAAAACCTCAGCTTCATGGCAAAGTTCACAGAATTGCAG tgGAAAATACtcacattaaaaaatgaagacaCAGAACATAAGTACAGCTCCTCTGCCCTGGACTGGATCACAATGGATACCAATATTGCCTACTGGCTCCACCCCACCTCGGGG GCCCAGATCCACCTCCTTGGGAATGTTGCCACCTGGGCTTCAGCtaatgctgctgctctggtttacctgtgtctgtccctgtggTACTTGCTGCGGCGAAGGAGGAAGATTTATGACATCCCTGAAGGTCTGGCTgcattctgtgtgtgtgtccaggTGGAGGCTGGTGGtttgctctgctctgagatGCCATCTCCTGTGTCCTGCAGATGCCTGGCAGCTCTGGATGTCAGCAGGAGGAGTCTGTGTGGGAGGCTGGGCTGTGAATTACCTGCCCTTCTTCCTGATGGAGAAAACACTTTTCCTGTACCACTACCTGCCTGCTGTCACATTCCAGATTCTCCTGATTCCTGTGGTACTGCAGCATGTGGGCAATCATCTCTGCAG ATCTGTGCTGCTCAAGAGCATGCTGAGTGCCCTGACTGTAGCCTGGTTGTCCTCGGTGTACTTTGTGTACCGCACCTTCAGCCCCGTGACCTACGGGCAGCCCGCGCTGTCCCCCACAGAACTGCAGGCCTTGTGCTGGAAGGACACCTGGAACATCCTGATCCGAAAGCACTGACCACTCCAGCCTTGGGACAGCAAAAGGAAACACCTTTTGTGCAAAGCCAAGAATTTATTGTTAGTATCACGGAAATCTTAACAGTTGGTTCAGCTATTTTGTAG
- the POMT1 gene encoding protein O-mannosyl-transferase 1 isoform X2, producing the protein MLGYLKEPVVVTAEINVNLVALTVMGLISRLWGLCYPRAVVFDEVYYGQFVSLYMKRIFFVDDSGPPFGHMLLALGGYLGGFDGNFLWNRIGAEYSMNVPVWSLRFLPALAGALCVPLAYQILVELHFSHCAALGAALLILLENSLITQSRFMLLESILIFFILLAVLSYLKFYNLQKHSAFSGSWWFWLLLTGVACSCAVGVKYMGLFTYMLLLATAGLHFWHMIGDQNLSNVSLLYHFLARGLALIIIPMGLYLSFFYVHLALLYRSGPHDQIMTSAFQASLEGGLARITQGQPLEVAYGSQITLRNVLGKPVQCWLHSHTNTYPIRYENGRGSSHQQQVTCYPFKDVNNWWIVKDPGMQQLVVSNPPRPVRHGHIVQLVHGITTRYLNTHDVAAPLSPHSQEVSCYIDYNISMPAQNLWRVEIVNRESDTDVWKTILSEVRFIHVNTSAVLKLSGASLPEWGYRQLEVVGEKLSKGYHQSMVWNVEEHRYGKSQEQKEREVELHSPTQMDISKNLSFMAKFTELQWKILTLKNEDTEHKYSSSALDWITMDTNIAYWLHPTSGAQIHLLGNVATWASANAAALVYLCLSLWYLLRRRRKIYDIPEDAWQLWMSAGGVCVGGWAVNYLPFFLMEKTLFLYHYLPAVTFQILLIPVVLQHVGNHLCRSVLLKSMLSALTVAWLSSVYFVYRTFSPVTYGQPALSPTELQALCWKDTWNILIRKH; encoded by the exons ATGTTGGGATATCTGAAAGAGCCAGTTGTGGTCACTGCAGAGATCAATGTGAACCTTGTGGCACTGACTGTGATGGGATTAATAAGTCGTCTCTGGGGGCTTTGCTATCCACGGGCTGTGGT TTTCGATGAAGTTTATTATGGCCAATTTGTTTCACTCTACATGAAGAGGATCTTCTTTGTGGATGACAGTGGTCCACCCTTTGGCCACATGCTGCTGGCCTTGGGAG GTTACTTGGGAGGATTTGATGGAAACTTCTTATGGAACAGGATTGGAGCTG aataCAGCATGAATGTTCCTGTGTGGTCCCTGCGattcctgccagccctggctggtgCTCTCTGTGTGCCTTTAGCTTACCAGATTTTGGTTGAGCTGCACTTCTCCCACTGTGCTGCACTTGGGGCTGCTCTTCTGATTCTCTTGG AGAACTCTCTGATCACTCAATCAAGGTTCATGCTTCTGGAAtcaatactgattttttttatcctgcttGCAGTTTTGTCCTACCTGAAGTTCTACAATTTGCAAAAGCACAG TGCCTTCTCTGGAAGCTGGTGGTTTTGGCTCCTGCTGACTGGAGTAGCCTGTTCTTGTGCAGTTGG AGTGAAGTATATGGGCCTGTTTACCTATATGCTGCTCTTGGCCACTGCAGGACTCCACTTCTGGCACATGATAGGAGACCAGAACTTGTCGAAT GTTTCCTTGCTTTACCATTTTCTAGCCCGGGGTCTGGCCCTCATCATCATCCCCATGGGGCTGTACCTCTCCTTCTTCTATGTTCACTTGGCTTTGCTGTATCGCTCTGGGCCTCATGACCAGATCATGACAAGTGCTTTCCAAGCCAGCTTAGAG GGTGGGCTGGCTCGAATCACTCAGGGTCAGCCCTTAGAGGTGGCCTATGGCTCTCAGATCACCCTGAGGAACGTGCTGGGCAAGCCTGTGCAGTGCTGGCTCCACTCTCACACCAATACTTACCCCATCAG GTATGAGAATGGCCGAGGGAGTTCCCATCAACAGCAGGTGACCTGCTATCCCTTCAAGGATGTGAACAACTGGTGGATTGTCAAAGATCCTGGAAT gcagcagctggtggTGAGTAACCCACCCCGGCCCGTCAGGCACGGGCACATCGTGCAGCTGGTCCATGGCATCACAACTCGCTACCTCAACAC GCATGATGTTGCTGCTCCTCTTAGCCCACACTCCCAAGAAGTTTCCTGCTATATTGATTATAACATCTCCATGCCAGCACAGAACCTCTGGAGAGTG GAAATTGTAAATCGTGAGTCTGACACGGATGTGTGGAAGACAATTCTGTCAGAAGTGAGGTTTATTCATGTGAACACTTCTGCAGTGCTAAAG CTCAGTGGAGCATCTCTGCCCGAGTGGGGATACCGGCAGCTGGAGGTGGTTGGAGAGAAGCTGTCCAAAGGCTACCACCAGAGCATGGTGTGGAATGTGGAAGAACACAGATATGGGAAAA GCCAAGAGCAAAAAGAGAGGGAAGTAGAACTCCACTCTCCCACACAGATGGACATCAGTAAAAACCTCAGCTTCATGGCAAAGTTCACAGAATTGCAG tgGAAAATACtcacattaaaaaatgaagacaCAGAACATAAGTACAGCTCCTCTGCCCTGGACTGGATCACAATGGATACCAATATTGCCTACTGGCTCCACCCCACCTCGGGG GCCCAGATCCACCTCCTTGGGAATGTTGCCACCTGGGCTTCAGCtaatgctgctgctctggtttacctgtgtctgtccctgtggTACTTGCTGCGGCGAAGGAGGAAGATTTATGACATCCCTGAAG ATGCCTGGCAGCTCTGGATGTCAGCAGGAGGAGTCTGTGTGGGAGGCTGGGCTGTGAATTACCTGCCCTTCTTCCTGATGGAGAAAACACTTTTCCTGTACCACTACCTGCCTGCTGTCACATTCCAGATTCTCCTGATTCCTGTGGTACTGCAGCATGTGGGCAATCATCTCTGCAG ATCTGTGCTGCTCAAGAGCATGCTGAGTGCCCTGACTGTAGCCTGGTTGTCCTCGGTGTACTTTGTGTACCGCACCTTCAGCCCCGTGACCTACGGGCAGCCCGCGCTGTCCCCCACAGAACTGCAGGCCTTGTGCTGGAAGGACACCTGGAACATCCTGATCCGAAAGCACTGA
- the POMT1 gene encoding protein O-mannosyl-transferase 1 isoform X4, with amino-acid sequence MLGYLKEPVVVTAEINVNLVALTVMGLISRLWGLCYPRAVVFDEVYYGQFVSLYMKRIFFVDDSGPPFGHMLLALGGYLGGFDGNFLWNRIGAEYSMNVPVWSLRFLPALAGALCVPLAYQILVELHFSHCAALGAALLILLENSLITQSRFMLLESILIFFILLAVLSYLKFYNLQKHSAFSGSWWFWLLLTGVACSCAVGVKYMGLFTYMLLLATAGLHFWHMIGDQNLSNVSLLYHFLARGLALIIIPMGLYLSFFYVHLALLYRSGPHDQIMTSAFQASLEGGLARITQGQPLEVAYGSQITLRNVLGKPVQCWLHSHTNTYPIRYENGRGSSHQQQVTCYPFKDVNNWWIVKDPGMQQLVVSNPPRPVRHGHIVQLVHGITTRYLNTHDVAAPLSPHSQEVSCYIDYNISMPAQNLWRVEIVNRESDTDVWKTILSEVRFIHVNTSAVLKWKILTLKNEDTEHKYSSSALDWITMDTNIAYWLHPTSGAQIHLLGNVATWASANAAALVYLCLSLWYLLRRRRKIYDIPEDAWQLWMSAGGVCVGGWAVNYLPFFLMEKTLFLYHYLPAVTFQILLIPVVLQHVGNHLCRSVLLKSMLSALTVAWLSSVYFVYRTFSPVTYGQPALSPTELQALCWKDTWNILIRKH; translated from the exons ATGTTGGGATATCTGAAAGAGCCAGTTGTGGTCACTGCAGAGATCAATGTGAACCTTGTGGCACTGACTGTGATGGGATTAATAAGTCGTCTCTGGGGGCTTTGCTATCCACGGGCTGTGGT TTTCGATGAAGTTTATTATGGCCAATTTGTTTCACTCTACATGAAGAGGATCTTCTTTGTGGATGACAGTGGTCCACCCTTTGGCCACATGCTGCTGGCCTTGGGAG GTTACTTGGGAGGATTTGATGGAAACTTCTTATGGAACAGGATTGGAGCTG aataCAGCATGAATGTTCCTGTGTGGTCCCTGCGattcctgccagccctggctggtgCTCTCTGTGTGCCTTTAGCTTACCAGATTTTGGTTGAGCTGCACTTCTCCCACTGTGCTGCACTTGGGGCTGCTCTTCTGATTCTCTTGG AGAACTCTCTGATCACTCAATCAAGGTTCATGCTTCTGGAAtcaatactgattttttttatcctgcttGCAGTTTTGTCCTACCTGAAGTTCTACAATTTGCAAAAGCACAG TGCCTTCTCTGGAAGCTGGTGGTTTTGGCTCCTGCTGACTGGAGTAGCCTGTTCTTGTGCAGTTGG AGTGAAGTATATGGGCCTGTTTACCTATATGCTGCTCTTGGCCACTGCAGGACTCCACTTCTGGCACATGATAGGAGACCAGAACTTGTCGAAT GTTTCCTTGCTTTACCATTTTCTAGCCCGGGGTCTGGCCCTCATCATCATCCCCATGGGGCTGTACCTCTCCTTCTTCTATGTTCACTTGGCTTTGCTGTATCGCTCTGGGCCTCATGACCAGATCATGACAAGTGCTTTCCAAGCCAGCTTAGAG GGTGGGCTGGCTCGAATCACTCAGGGTCAGCCCTTAGAGGTGGCCTATGGCTCTCAGATCACCCTGAGGAACGTGCTGGGCAAGCCTGTGCAGTGCTGGCTCCACTCTCACACCAATACTTACCCCATCAG GTATGAGAATGGCCGAGGGAGTTCCCATCAACAGCAGGTGACCTGCTATCCCTTCAAGGATGTGAACAACTGGTGGATTGTCAAAGATCCTGGAAT gcagcagctggtggTGAGTAACCCACCCCGGCCCGTCAGGCACGGGCACATCGTGCAGCTGGTCCATGGCATCACAACTCGCTACCTCAACAC GCATGATGTTGCTGCTCCTCTTAGCCCACACTCCCAAGAAGTTTCCTGCTATATTGATTATAACATCTCCATGCCAGCACAGAACCTCTGGAGAGTG GAAATTGTAAATCGTGAGTCTGACACGGATGTGTGGAAGACAATTCTGTCAGAAGTGAGGTTTATTCATGTGAACACTTCTGCAGTGCTAAAG tgGAAAATACtcacattaaaaaatgaagacaCAGAACATAAGTACAGCTCCTCTGCCCTGGACTGGATCACAATGGATACCAATATTGCCTACTGGCTCCACCCCACCTCGGGG GCCCAGATCCACCTCCTTGGGAATGTTGCCACCTGGGCTTCAGCtaatgctgctgctctggtttacctgtgtctgtccctgtggTACTTGCTGCGGCGAAGGAGGAAGATTTATGACATCCCTGAAG ATGCCTGGCAGCTCTGGATGTCAGCAGGAGGAGTCTGTGTGGGAGGCTGGGCTGTGAATTACCTGCCCTTCTTCCTGATGGAGAAAACACTTTTCCTGTACCACTACCTGCCTGCTGTCACATTCCAGATTCTCCTGATTCCTGTGGTACTGCAGCATGTGGGCAATCATCTCTGCAG ATCTGTGCTGCTCAAGAGCATGCTGAGTGCCCTGACTGTAGCCTGGTTGTCCTCGGTGTACTTTGTGTACCGCACCTTCAGCCCCGTGACCTACGGGCAGCCCGCGCTGTCCCCCACAGAACTGCAGGCCTTGTGCTGGAAGGACACCTGGAACATCCTGATCCGAAAGCACTGA
- the POMT1 gene encoding protein O-mannosyl-transferase 1 isoform X3, whose product MNVPVWSLRFLPALAGALCVPLAYQILVELHFSHCAALGAALLILLENSLITQSRFMLLESILIFFILLAVLSYLKFYNLQKHSAFSGSWWFWLLLTGVACSCAVGVKYMGLFTYMLLLATAGLHFWHMIGDQNLSNVSLLYHFLARGLALIIIPMGLYLSFFYVHLALLYRSGPHDQIMTSAFQASLEGGLARITQGQPLEVAYGSQITLRNVLGKPVQCWLHSHTNTYPIRYENGRGSSHQQQVTCYPFKDVNNWWIVKDPGMQQLVVSNPPRPVRHGHIVQLVHGITTRYLNTHDVAAPLSPHSQEVSCYIDYNISMPAQNLWRVEIVNRESDTDVWKTILSEVRFIHVNTSAVLKLSGASLPEWGYRQLEVVGEKLSKGYHQSMVWNVEEHRYGKSQEQKEREVELHSPTQMDISKNLSFMAKFTELQWKILTLKNEDTEHKYSSSALDWITMDTNIAYWLHPTSGAQIHLLGNVATWASANAAALVYLCLSLWYLLRRRRKIYDIPEGLAAFCVCVQVEAGGLLCSEMPSPVSCRCLAALDVSRRSLCGRLGCELPALLPDGENTFPVPLPACCHIPDSPDSCGTAACGQSSLQICAAQEHAECPDCSLVVLGVLCVPHLQPRDLRAARAVPHRTAGLVLEGHLEHPDPKALTTPALGQQKETPFVQSQEFIVSITEILTVGSAIL is encoded by the exons ATGAATGTTCCTGTGTGGTCCCTGCGattcctgccagccctggctggtgCTCTCTGTGTGCCTTTAGCTTACCAGATTTTGGTTGAGCTGCACTTCTCCCACTGTGCTGCACTTGGGGCTGCTCTTCTGATTCTCTTGG AGAACTCTCTGATCACTCAATCAAGGTTCATGCTTCTGGAAtcaatactgattttttttatcctgcttGCAGTTTTGTCCTACCTGAAGTTCTACAATTTGCAAAAGCACAG TGCCTTCTCTGGAAGCTGGTGGTTTTGGCTCCTGCTGACTGGAGTAGCCTGTTCTTGTGCAGTTGG AGTGAAGTATATGGGCCTGTTTACCTATATGCTGCTCTTGGCCACTGCAGGACTCCACTTCTGGCACATGATAGGAGACCAGAACTTGTCGAAT GTTTCCTTGCTTTACCATTTTCTAGCCCGGGGTCTGGCCCTCATCATCATCCCCATGGGGCTGTACCTCTCCTTCTTCTATGTTCACTTGGCTTTGCTGTATCGCTCTGGGCCTCATGACCAGATCATGACAAGTGCTTTCCAAGCCAGCTTAGAG GGTGGGCTGGCTCGAATCACTCAGGGTCAGCCCTTAGAGGTGGCCTATGGCTCTCAGATCACCCTGAGGAACGTGCTGGGCAAGCCTGTGCAGTGCTGGCTCCACTCTCACACCAATACTTACCCCATCAG GTATGAGAATGGCCGAGGGAGTTCCCATCAACAGCAGGTGACCTGCTATCCCTTCAAGGATGTGAACAACTGGTGGATTGTCAAAGATCCTGGAAT gcagcagctggtggTGAGTAACCCACCCCGGCCCGTCAGGCACGGGCACATCGTGCAGCTGGTCCATGGCATCACAACTCGCTACCTCAACAC GCATGATGTTGCTGCTCCTCTTAGCCCACACTCCCAAGAAGTTTCCTGCTATATTGATTATAACATCTCCATGCCAGCACAGAACCTCTGGAGAGTG GAAATTGTAAATCGTGAGTCTGACACGGATGTGTGGAAGACAATTCTGTCAGAAGTGAGGTTTATTCATGTGAACACTTCTGCAGTGCTAAAG CTCAGTGGAGCATCTCTGCCCGAGTGGGGATACCGGCAGCTGGAGGTGGTTGGAGAGAAGCTGTCCAAAGGCTACCACCAGAGCATGGTGTGGAATGTGGAAGAACACAGATATGGGAAAA GCCAAGAGCAAAAAGAGAGGGAAGTAGAACTCCACTCTCCCACACAGATGGACATCAGTAAAAACCTCAGCTTCATGGCAAAGTTCACAGAATTGCAG tgGAAAATACtcacattaaaaaatgaagacaCAGAACATAAGTACAGCTCCTCTGCCCTGGACTGGATCACAATGGATACCAATATTGCCTACTGGCTCCACCCCACCTCGGGG GCCCAGATCCACCTCCTTGGGAATGTTGCCACCTGGGCTTCAGCtaatgctgctgctctggtttacctgtgtctgtccctgtggTACTTGCTGCGGCGAAGGAGGAAGATTTATGACATCCCTGAAGGTCTGGCTgcattctgtgtgtgtgtccaggTGGAGGCTGGTGGtttgctctgctctgagatGCCATCTCCTGTGTCCTGCAGATGCCTGGCAGCTCTGGATGTCAGCAGGAGGAGTCTGTGTGGGAGGCTGGGCTGTGAATTACCTGCCCTTCTTCCTGATGGAGAAAACACTTTTCCTGTACCACTACCTGCCTGCTGTCACATTCCAGATTCTCCTGATTCCTGTGGTACTGCAGCATGTGGGCAATCATCTCTGCAG ATCTGTGCTGCTCAAGAGCATGCTGAGTGCCCTGACTGTAGCCTGGTTGTCCTCGGTGTACTTTGTGTACCGCACCTTCAGCCCCGTGACCTACGGGCAGCCCGCGCTGTCCCCCACAGAACTGCAGGCCTTGTGCTGGAAGGACACCTGGAACATCCTGATCCGAAAGCACTGACCACTCCAGCCTTGGGACAGCAAAAGGAAACACCTTTTGTGCAAAGCCAAGAATTTATTGTTAGTATCACGGAAATCTTAACAGTTGGTTCAGCTATTTTGTAG